The window AGCAGCCCCGCATCCTCGAGCGCCTCGAAGTCGGGGAGATCGCGCAAGGTTTCAAGCCCGAATTCCAGCAGGAACGCCTTTGTCGTGACATAGGTATAGGGGGCGCCCGGCGTCGGGCTGCGCGGGCCGGAGGCGATCAGGCCGAAGGAGCGCAAATTGCCGATCAGGTCGCGGCTGATCTCCTTGCCGAAGAAGGACGACAGTTCGGCGCGCGTGATCGGCTGGAAGAAGGCGATGCACATCAAAACCAGCACTTCGGATTGCGTGAGGTCGACGGCGCGTTCGCTGGAGCCGACGGCCATACGGATGGCGTCGGCATAGGCCGGGCGGGTCAGGTGCCGAAAACCGCCGGCGACCGCGACCAGATCGTAGGGCCGGCCGCGCAGTTCCTCGCGGATGTCGTCGATCAGCAGGTCGATGCTGCAGGTCTTGCCGACGATGCGGGTAAGCACCTCGCGGCTGATCGGTTCGCCGGCGGCGAAGATGGTTGCTTCGACGCGGTTCATCCATTCGCGCCAACGCACCTCCGGCGGCAGGTGATCCAATTCGCGATCGAACAGGTGGTCATCTGATCGCTCCTTCGCCCTTCTCCCGCGCGCCTGCTCCACCATCGGTCTCACAGCCCGTAGATGCGGAAGGTCGGGCGGCCGGACAGCTCACGCACGGCGCCGAGTTCGACCAGCCGGTCGAACAGGCGGCGCATACCGCGGTCGCTCATGCCGGCAATCTTTTCCGAGGCGACGACCGCATCGTCAGAAAGCAGCTTTTCGACGACGGCATCCGATCCTTTCGCCCGCAGTTTTGGGGCGACAGCCAGCAGGCCGTCGCCGCGGCGGCCGAGCTCGGCCGCAAGATCCATCGCCTGCAGCGCCGCCTGCGCATAAGCCGCCAAAATGCGTTGCCGGGACGCCTGCCCCGATTGCCGTTCGGCATTGTGGTGACCGACGACCGCCCGCCACCGGGTGCAAGCCAGACAGGGGCACCGCATGCGCCCAGCCCAGCCGGCCGGCCAGAACAGCGTCGGCAAGCCATGGTCCAAGCTCACGCGCGGCGCGACTGTCATGACGCTCGAGCAGGGCGATGGCGTCGACCGCGCCACCGACTGCATTACCGACCGCGCCAGCCATAGCCTGGATTTCGTCGCCGATTTGGCCGGCTGCCGCCTTGTCAAGCGCGCTCCCCAGATCCGCGGCGACATCGACCAACACCGCCTCGCTGACCAACGTCGCGACCGGACGCGATGCCAGTGTTCGCCAGGCAAGCAGCATACGGCCGGCCGGTCCAACGTCGTCGCCGGGACGGGTGAGCAGCAGCGCGTCGCGCAGCGCCGCTTCGTCCTCGACCCGGCCGGCGCGTTTCGCCGTTGCCGCTGCCGCCGCCAGTGCCAGGCGCTGCCGCCAGACGCCGGCCCATCGCTCCTGCCGGCGCACCACCGCGTCGAGGGCGGTCAGCGCCGCGGCCGCGGCAAACGCAGCGTCTTCAACCGAGTCCGGACCGGCCGCCGCGGCGCGCAGCCAGGTCGGCACGGGAGTGGCCAGCGCAGCCAGGGCTGCACCGACGGCCACAGGTGCATGGCGAAGCAGTTTCGGGCGCAGAATCATCGTCGACAGGATGACCCATCGCGGCGCTTCTGGCAACGAAAATGGCCGAAAGCCGCCGCACCCTGTCGACAGTTTAAAACGAACGATAAGCCTTAACTTTCGTTTTACTCCTTATAGAGGAGATGGCCTCTCTCGTCGATCAAAACCCCGAAATGGCTTTGGCACCGTCTGCGCTCGACGAGCGCTATGTGCAAAAGCAGCTTGGTCACGCTTCCGCCGTCGCGACGTCAATCTCACCAAAGCCAGCGGACTCTAACCCCTACGAACCCGCGCGGCGCGAGCCTCGATTCTTCCTTGCACAATCGGAATTGCACTCCATAATTGCAAGGATGATTGAGCGCCGCATCACGACCGAACTCACCGAGTTGCTGGACAGCATGCCCGCCGTGGCGCTGCTCGGACCGCGTCAGGTTGGTAAGACCACTCTCGCGCTGGAAATAGCCGAACGGCGTCCTTCGATCTATCTCGACCTCGAATCCGACGCCGACCGCGCCCGACTTGCCGAGCCGGAACTTTATCTGGCCGATCATGAGGACAAGCTGGTCATCCTGGATGAGGTACACCGGCTACCTAACCTGTTCCAGAACCTGCGCGGGCTGATCGACCGCGGTCGGCGCAGCGGCCGCAAAGCTGGCCGCTTCCTGCTGTTGGGATCGGCGTCGATCGATCTTCTGAAGCAGTCAGGCGAAACCCTTGCCGGCCGCATCGCCTATCTCGAAATGCATCCGATCGACGGTCTCGAGGTTGGCGCCGGCGATCTTGGTCCGCTATGGGTGCGCGGCGGCTTCCCCGACAGCTTTCTGGCCGCCAGCGACCGCGCCAGCCAGCGGTGGCGGTTGGATTTCATCCGCACCTATCTGGAGCGCGATATCCCCCTCCTCGGTCCGCGCATCCCGGCCGAGACGCTGCGCCGCTTCTGGACCATGCTGGCGCACCACCAGGCCGGCCTGCTCAACGCCGCCGAGTTCGCCCGCGCGCTCGGCGTCGACGGCAAGACTGTCGCGTCTTATCTCGACCTGCTTGTCGATCTACTGCTGGTTCGCCGGCTGGAACCTTGGCACGCCAACGTCGGCAAGCGCTTGGTCAAATCACCGCGCGTCTATGTCCGCGACAGCGGCATCACCCATACGCTGCTTGGTCTCGCCACGCAGGAAGACGTGCTTGGACATCCGGTGGCCGGCGCCTCCTGGGAAGGCTTTGTCATCGAAACCCTCACTGCCGCCGCCCCCGCCGGCACGCTGAGCCATTTCTACCGAACCGCCGCGGGCGCGGAGATCGACCTGCTGCTTACATTGCCGGGCCAGCGCCTCTGGGCCATCGAAGTCAAGCGTAGCCTGACGCCGAAGGTGGAAAAAGGTTTCCATCAGGCCTGCGAGGACCTTGCTCCGGAGCGGCGCATCGTCGTCTTTCCGGGAGCGGAGCGTTTTCCGCTCAAGCATGGCATCGAAGCGATGCCCCTGCGGGACTTAGGCCGGGCGCTGCTTGGCGAAGCATAATGCAAAAGCCGGCGAGCGGCGCGGGTTCCTTGCCTGACCAGATTGGGCAGAGGGCTGAGAGCTCTTAGGGCCATAACTCCCACGGCTGCGGCACTCCCGATCGTCCGTGACCTCAACGGTCGTTCGTACGTCTGAGTTCGTTTCAGCGAGTGCGCCACCTGCAACTGGAAACGATGGCGGGCGTTGCTGTGACAACAGGATATAAGGCTGAGTGGCAGCAAGCATGGTTGAGGAAAGCACCGTCCGTCATGAAGCCAATGACCGAAGAGCACCTCGCGGTTCTACGCAGGCACATGGTCGAGATGATTGCAATCCATACCGACCTTGCAAGCGAAGAACTTGGCAAGGCGGCGCTCGATGAGCGGGCGATGGCAGCGATGCGGCGGGTGCCGCGGCATCGCTTCGTGCCAGCATCGGTTGTGCCTTACGCCTACCAGGACATGCCGCTGTGGATCGGCTTTGACAAAACCGTCTCGCAGCCCTTCATCGTTGCTCTCATGACCGATCTCCTTGCACCGCAACCGCACGAGGCGGTACTCGAGATCGGCACCGGCCTGGGCTACCAAACCGCAGTTCTCGCGAAGCTCGCCGGGCAAGTCTGTAGCGTCGAAATCGTCGAGGAATTCGCAAGCAGTGCAGAGGCTCTCCTGCAGGGGGCTCGATTTATCCAATGTCGGCATTGGTGTCTGGGACGGGTCTCGCGGCTGGCCCGAGCACGCCCCATTCGACAAGATCCTGGTCACGGCGGCGGCTGAGCAGACGCCGCCGGCTTTAGTGAAGCAACTCAAACCGGGGGGACGGCTGGTCCTGCCGTTGGGATCTGAAGAAGCACAGTTTCTGACTGTCATCAACAAGCCGCGACGGCGGCCATCGTCACATTAGCCGGTTACCCGGCCATCCTGGTAGGTGACCCATTAGCTTTCAAAGCAGCCATGAGCATCGGTCCGACCGAAAACTCCCCTGCCCTCGCCTTCTCGGTCAGCACCCGCAAATAGCCGCCGGCCGAGTTGATGTGCTGCGCCCTTTGCAGGATGCAGGCAATCACGATCGCCGCGATCTCCTGGCCCATCACATGGCAAGCCTCCTCATACGCTGACGGCGAAACGCCCAGATATCCCCGCACCTGGGCAGCCGTTATCATGAGATCGCGCCAATTGCCGATCCCGTCGACGGCATAATCCGCAATTTCGGGGCAGGCCTTCAGCACCATCCCCAGCGGGTATGTTTTCGGCGCCTCTGCGGTCCTCGTCCTTGGCTCGGCCGTCGCCCCGCTTTTCTCTAAAGCAGGTTCAAATTCAAAAATAGAGTCGGTATTTGAATCAGATTGCTGCCGCTCGTTTTGAGAGTCATTGCCGCTCGGATGCGTGGATTTCATATGGATTTCCAGCAGCTTATCCACCTCATCACGCAGCGCGGCCAGATCGGCCACGATCGGTTCGAGCTCGGCAATGCATGCTCGGCGCGGAATTGCCTCCACAACGGCGCGGAAACGCCTCCACAGGCCTCCCCAGTCGCCCGGCACGTCTTCCTCAACGGCCGCCTCGACCAACTTCTGGATATCCCGGCGGTGTAGCGTGATGCGTTCCCTCATAAGCCTGAGCGCCCTGTTGTCGGCGCGAACACGCTCGGCCGCCGCCTCGAACTCGTGAGCACGGGCCAGCAGCGGCGCCAGGGAAAAGCCAAATGCTTCCTCGATCTCCCCACCCCTGCCCTTCCGTGCATAACGCTTGCCGTTCGGGCTGTCCCGACGGATGACTAGACCGCAATCCACCAGTTCCGCCAGGTTCCTCCGCAAGGTGGAATCCGGCATGCCGTGCGCCCTGAGGGACAGCTGTGCGTTCGAGGGGAAGACGATGAGGCCGTTTTCCTCACTCAGCTCGCTGTCAGGATAGAATGACAGCAACGCATTCAGGACGGCCAGGGCGCGATCGCCGATGCCGACGATGCTCTTGCCCTCGCAGAGGTTGCGATAGATCTGCCACTTGTCGATGACCTTGCCCTTGGGGATCTCCCGTGACTCGTTTTGCGCTGCCAGCATGGCAAGCGACATCGGCCGCCGCCCAAAGGGCGTCGTTGCAATACCCGTCTCCATTTTCTTTCACCCTCGATTAGGCAAAAGAAATCTGCTCGCCGAATCGACGCCTAGACTCTTGACAGTGATTCGTGGAAATGCGATTCTCAGTTTGCGACAACATGAGAGAGGCTTCCACGACTAAGGTCGTTTGGGGGCCTTTTTCTTTTGCGGTTCACTCCTGCTTCGATTTCCTGTTTGCCTGCCAGTCGGCATAGAGATCATCCAGCCGTTTTGTCAGATATGCGCCGAAGCCTTCATCGGCTTCGGCAGTCTTGAGAGAGAGCGTATAGGCCCTCCCGGTGTCCTTGATCTTTGCCGCAACCTTGCCACCGTTCGGTTTCCACTCGCTGATGGTCTGCTCTCGCGGCGGCTTCTTCGAAACCTCAGCCAAAACCATCATGAAGCGTTCGTCCGAGCCTAAGGCCTCGAATTCAGGCCTGTGGATGGCATTTCTAGCGACTTCCATCGCTTTGGGATCAGTGATCTTTTCGGCAATATCCATCCACCTGCGACGGCCCATAGAGGGTGCGGCACCGATAGCTTTGACTAGGCTGCCTGGAATGCCCTTGGCGACGGACAACAATTTCGACAGTTCCGTCTTCTCAGTGCTTAACGCCTGCATGATCAGATCGCGGCCGAAGCCGTGTGTCTCGAGGCTTAAGGCAAAGACCGCTCTCTCGATGTAAGAGAGATCCTTTCTCGCAGTGTTTTCGATGCCTTGTGCGACGACGAGTTCATTGTCCGATAATCGCCTGACAACCGCCCTTACCTTCCGCCCGAGGAGCCGGACAGCACGAAGCCTCCTATGGCCATAGGCAACCTGATATCGTCCTTCGAGATCGGGGTGCTGCCTGACGAGGATGGGCACTTCCTGGCCGTTTTCCTCGATCGACCTCACAATATCGTCCGTAGCGGGTACCTCGCCGTCGAGGCGATCACGCACGAATGAGCCGTCAATGAGTTCGGGATCGAGTTCGACAACCCTCTCGCCGGACTTCAAGGCTTCCCGAAGTTCTCTGGCTTCCTGGTCCATGCGGTCGAGGGCAAGTCCCATCGTCCTTACGGGACCCGCCAGAACACGACCGCCATCCGCCTCTTTGGAAAAGTTGGCCGCGGCCAACTCTCGGGTCGTATCGGCAAATATTCCGTTCAGAACGTCTCGCCTGCTCATGACCGCTCCCATGCCTTTTCGATGCCGCCGAGGATTTCCCCGTTGACTGCATCCAGGGATTCGATCGCCCTATCGAATGTCGAGCGGCGGACTTGTCCTCGTTCGATTTCATAGAGTGTCTGTTTCGTAAGCCCGGCATCGGCGATCGCCGTCGATTTCAGCACTGTCGCCGCCAAAACCTCGTCCCCGAAAAGACTTCTCAGCAAGGCAACGATCTGTGCCTGGGGACCGTCGTGCGGCTCATGGCGCGTTATGACATACCGGATGAAATCGTGGTTCAGATCGCCGCCTGCTTTCCGGACGACCGACAGAAGGTCGGAAGTCATCAGCAGAAACTGCGACATTGACGCCACGTCGACCATCTGAGGATGGACGGTGATCAGAAGCGATGTCGCTGCGCAAACCGCACCAAGCGTCAGGTATCCGAGCTGCGGCGGGCAGTCGACCACCACAACGTCATAATTGGCTTCGACTTCGGCCAAGGCCATGCCGACGCGCCGAAAGAAGATTTCGCTGTTGCTTGCTTTCCGCTGCTCCATCAGTGCAGTCGGGGTTTCGTGCTCGAACTCCATCAGTTCCAAGTTCCCGGGAACGAGGTCGAGGCCAGCGAAGTACGTTTTTCTGATTATTTCCTTCAGCGGCCGCCGTTTCTCGTCGTAACGGATCGCACCATAGAGCGTATCGCCTTCCGCTAGATCGAACTCCGGCTGAACACCGAGCATCGACGACAACGAAGCCTGGGGGTCGAGATCAACCGCGAGAACACGATATCCCTGCAAGGCAAGATACTGTGCGAGGTAGATGGATGTCGTTGTCTTTGCACTGCCGCCCTTGAAGTTGGCAACGGCAATCGTCTGGAGCTTTTCGCCTCTCTGCCGCCACGGAAGGTACGTGAGTGCATCCTTCGGCTTGATAGAAGCCATGTACTGCCGCAAATCATGAATTTGGGCGAGCGAGTACGAACGTCGTCCCGTCTGGGATACCTCGGGCAAAGGGCCTTTGCCATCTATTGAAAGCTGCCGTAGGTAGCCGTCCGATACCCCGACGAGCTGAGCGGCCTCGCCGGAGGTGAACGTCTTCAACATCTTCTGGGAGGACGGCGGAAACAGGCGCTCTCGCAGTAACTGCAGCTGCATAGACAGCTGGCGCGCATGATGAGCAATCCGCGCGTCGGAAGAAATGGCCGTC is drawn from Mesorhizobium japonicum MAFF 303099 and contains these coding sequences:
- the repA gene encoding plasmid partitioning protein RepA, producing the protein MLQTQNVSTAISSDARIAHHARQLSMQLQLLRERLFPPSSQKMLKTFTSGEAAQLVGVSDGYLRQLSIDGKGPLPEVSQTGRRSYSLAQIHDLRQYMASIKPKDALTYLPWRQRGEKLQTIAVANFKGGSAKTTTSIYLAQYLALQGYRVLAVDLDPQASLSSMLGVQPEFDLAEGDTLYGAIRYDEKRRPLKEIIRKTYFAGLDLVPGNLELMEFEHETPTALMEQRKASNSEIFFRRVGMALAEVEANYDVVVVDCPPQLGYLTLGAVCAATSLLITVHPQMVDVASMSQFLLMTSDLLSVVRKAGGDLNHDFIRYVITRHEPHDGPQAQIVALLRSLFGDEVLAATVLKSTAIADAGLTKQTLYEIERGQVRRSTFDRAIESLDAVNGEILGGIEKAWERS
- the repC gene encoding plasmid replication protein RepC codes for the protein METGIATTPFGRRPMSLAMLAAQNESREIPKGKVIDKWQIYRNLCEGKSIVGIGDRALAVLNALLSFYPDSELSEENGLIVFPSNAQLSLRAHGMPDSTLRRNLAELVDCGLVIRRDSPNGKRYARKGRGGEIEEAFGFSLAPLLARAHEFEAAAERVRADNRALRLMRERITLHRRDIQKLVEAAVEEDVPGDWGGLWRRFRAVVEAIPRRACIAELEPIVADLAALRDEVDKLLEIHMKSTHPSGNDSQNERQQSDSNTDSIFEFEPALEKSGATAEPRTRTAEAPKTYPLGMVLKACPEIADYAVDGIGNWRDLMITAAQVRGYLGVSPSAYEEACHVMGQEIAAIVIACILQRAQHINSAGGYLRVLTEKARAGEFSVGPMLMAALKANGSPTRMAG
- the scpB gene encoding SMC-Scp complex subunit ScpB, translated to MVEQARGRRAKERSDDHLFDRELDHLPPEVRWREWMNRVEATIFAAGEPISREVLTRIVGKTCSIDLLIDDIREELRGRPYDLVAVAGGFRHLTRPAYADAIRMAVGSSERAVDLTQSEVLVLMCIAFFQPITRAELSSFFGKEISRDLIGNLRSFGLIASGPRSPTPGAPYTYVTTKAFLLEFGLETLRDLPDFEALEDAGLLSKEKLLAGDIMPGFLGPGESGADADE
- the repB gene encoding plasmid partitioning protein RepB translates to MSRRDVLNGIFADTTRELAAANFSKEADGGRVLAGPVRTMGLALDRMDQEARELREALKSGERVVELDPELIDGSFVRDRLDGEVPATDDIVRSIEENGQEVPILVRQHPDLEGRYQVAYGHRRLRAVRLLGRKVRAVVRRLSDNELVVAQGIENTARKDLSYIERAVFALSLETHGFGRDLIMQALSTEKTELSKLLSVAKGIPGSLVKAIGAAPSMGRRRWMDIAEKITDPKAMEVARNAIHRPEFEALGSDERFMMVLAEVSKKPPREQTISEWKPNGGKVAAKIKDTGRAYTLSLKTAEADEGFGAYLTKRLDDLYADWQANRKSKQE
- a CDS encoding ATP-binding protein codes for the protein MIERRITTELTELLDSMPAVALLGPRQVGKTTLALEIAERRPSIYLDLESDADRARLAEPELYLADHEDKLVILDEVHRLPNLFQNLRGLIDRGRRSGRKAGRFLLLGSASIDLLKQSGETLAGRIAYLEMHPIDGLEVGAGDLGPLWVRGGFPDSFLAASDRASQRWRLDFIRTYLERDIPLLGPRIPAETLRRFWTMLAHHQAGLLNAAEFARALGVDGKTVASYLDLLVDLLLVRRLEPWHANVGKRLVKSPRVYVRDSGITHTLLGLATQEDVLGHPVAGASWEGFVIETLTAAAPAGTLSHFYRTAAGAEIDLLLTLPGQRLWAIEVKRSLTPKVEKGFHQACEDLAPERRIVVFPGAERFPLKHGIEAMPLRDLGRALLGEA